The following are from one region of the Armatimonadota bacterium genome:
- a CDS encoding prepilin-type N-terminal cleavage/methylation domain-containing protein: protein MSHRGFTLIELLVVIAIIAILAAMLFPVFSAARGKARTTRDISNLRQIMLAVQMYSDDHDELAPPGDPLGGDDVSWLQYQIMPYVKNKDIFYDQHKQHVRYFSALTYSWGIPVVDDDGNPLNPDSYQAFFCGDDKVYNMQATHEDNRDNYWVDVANLRIVAFRKIQGAL, encoded by the coding sequence ATGTCGCACCGCGGGTTCACCCTCATCGAGCTTCTCGTAGTCATCGCAATCATTGCGATCCTCGCCGCGATGCTGTTCCCGGTTTTCAGTGCAGCCCGGGGAAAAGCACGGACGACGCGAGACATCAGCAATCTTCGCCAGATCATGCTGGCGGTGCAGATGTATTCGGATGACCATGACGAGCTTGCACCTCCCGGAGACCCCCTGGGCGGCGACGACGTCAGCTGGTTGCAGTACCAGATCATGCCTTACGTGAAGAACAAGGACATTTTCTACGACCAGCACAAGCAGCATGTTCGGTATTTCAGCGCTCTCACCTACTCGTGGGGAATCCCTGTGGTTGATGACGACGGTAACCCTCTGAACCCCGACAGTTATCAGGCTTTCTTCTGCGGCGATGACAAGGTGTACAACATGCAGGCTACGCATGAGGACAACCGCGACAATTACTGGGTAGACGTGGCTAACCTGCGCATAGTGGCGTTCCGGAAGATCCAAGGGGCCCTCTGA
- a CDS encoding right-handed parallel beta-helix repeat-containing protein produces the protein MRLSIICVLVGLLAASVFPATLDVPSDAYPTIQSAIDAANAGDTIQIAAGTYAEAITINKSLSLEGAGWTRDPADPRYFLPGGTIIAGGNADAVVTVAADDVSISGIGITGRNNATSVTQACLRVTGNVANLSLDTVAASQSAFAGMEISADVDGLTMSHCSMSHNRKRGLVVGVSGNLTGATISDCDFDGTGWGYESDAVGLYSQQSSANGTTFSGTVSGCTFNDNVVKGIYLEKGDNLSFTGCDVVHSGFAKSYAAGIDVNMKFGDYARITFSNCTVTNCGKGDATNGVGVTIKARGTGNDSTTYTDNPATLDNVTISGCEITDCQRGVRIGEPGKLNTTPTNVTVSCTFENNVLGDISNVTAKGNDVNALGSTFVGAADLAAIEARVEHQYDNAAFGWVIYDADQVLGNILAWDKDDQKFYLTADASDPASGTEVENGKTYYYGGNPLVVNITGVSGDKQAVVSGASGTNALRVRWYMLGSALYRAYEWSTIGASAKTAVFQRGQTYIYGEGWQSGFRGFCHTLSNGPTWDVAYSAVQQP, from the coding sequence ATGCGACTCTCGATCATATGCGTACTTGTTGGCCTGCTGGCGGCTTCGGTCTTTCCAGCTACTCTCGACGTGCCCAGTGATGCATACCCGACGATTCAGAGCGCAATCGATGCGGCGAACGCGGGAGACACGATTCAGATCGCAGCAGGGACGTATGCAGAAGCCATCACGATCAATAAGTCTCTAAGCCTGGAAGGCGCCGGCTGGACCCGCGACCCGGCGGATCCCCGCTACTTCCTGCCAGGCGGCACGATCATCGCTGGTGGGAATGCGGACGCGGTGGTGACGGTTGCTGCGGACGATGTGAGCATTTCGGGCATCGGGATCACGGGGCGCAACAACGCGACGTCTGTCACCCAGGCGTGTCTGCGGGTGACCGGAAACGTAGCGAATCTGAGCCTTGACACCGTGGCTGCCTCGCAAAGTGCCTTCGCGGGTATGGAGATCAGCGCCGATGTCGACGGCCTGACCATGTCACACTGCTCCATGAGCCACAATCGCAAGCGGGGGCTCGTGGTCGGCGTCTCCGGGAATCTGACCGGTGCAACCATCAGCGACTGCGACTTCGACGGTACGGGCTGGGGCTATGAGTCGGACGCCGTCGGACTGTACTCACAGCAGAGCTCTGCCAACGGCACGACTTTCTCCGGCACGGTTTCCGGATGCACGTTCAATGACAACGTGGTCAAGGGGATCTACCTGGAGAAGGGAGACAACCTGAGCTTCACCGGCTGCGATGTGGTCCACAGCGGTTTCGCGAAGAGCTATGCCGCGGGCATCGACGTCAACATGAAGTTCGGCGACTACGCCCGGATCACGTTCAGCAACTGCACGGTGACCAACTGCGGCAAAGGAGATGCGACCAACGGGGTCGGGGTGACCATCAAGGCGCGCGGCACGGGCAACGACTCCACCACTTACACGGACAACCCGGCCACGTTGGACAATGTGACCATCAGTGGCTGCGAGATCACCGACTGCCAGCGCGGGGTCCGGATTGGTGAGCCGGGCAAGCTGAACACCACGCCGACGAACGTGACGGTCTCCTGCACCTTCGAGAACAACGTGCTGGGGGACATCAGCAATGTCACTGCGAAGGGAAATGACGTGAACGCCCTTGGGAGCACTTTCGTGGGCGCGGCGGACCTTGCGGCCATTGAAGCCCGCGTGGAGCACCAGTACGACAATGCGGCCTTCGGCTGGGTCATTTACGACGCCGACCAGGTGCTGGGCAACATTCTGGCGTGGGACAAGGATGATCAGAAGTTCTACCTGACTGCCGACGCGAGTGATCCGGCTTCGGGCACGGAAGTGGAGAACGGGAAGACGTATTACTACGGCGGGAACCCGCTGGTTGTGAACATCACAGGCGTGAGCGGCGACAAGCAGGCGGTGGTGAGTGGCGCATCGGGCACGAATGCGCTGCGTGTGCGGTGGTACATGCTGGGGAGCGCCCTTTACCGCGCCTACGAGTGGAGCACAATCGGCGCCAGTGCCAAGACGGCAGTTTTCCAGCGCGGGCAGACATATATCTACGGCGAGGGTTGGCAGTCGGGGTTCCGTGGTTTCTGCCACACGCTGAGCAATGGGCCGACGTGGGATGTGGCGTACTCGGCGGTCCAGCAGCCGTAA